A region of Penaeus chinensis breed Huanghai No. 1 chromosome 38, ASM1920278v2, whole genome shotgun sequence DNA encodes the following proteins:
- the LOC125046191 gene encoding uncharacterized protein LOC125046191 — translation MNPLVILVGLAAAVSAAPAPQSSGAAVAPLLVRNVDKDLEVQVVQLEDGEYGVRVFKSSDQRPILLPSQTWSVPPEWRAPGREAARVVHAELLSSGDVVVVLYSPKDGLDLIVLPKGIFKPTEVTTDNAIIFPKVSVPWHPTVSTPAEEWTWPSDAEAVTPSGTGFRSASPEKATLPEE, via the exons ATG AATCCATTGGTGATCCTCGTGGGCCTGGCGGCTGCCGTCTCCGCCGCCCCCGCCCCGCAGTCCTCGGGCGCAGCGGTCGCCCCGCTGCTCGTGAGGAACGTCGACAAGGACCTCGAGGTTCAGGTCGTGCAGCTTGAGGATG GCGAGTACGGCGTGCGCGTGTTCAAGAGCTCGGACCAGCGCCCGATCCTCCTGCCCAGCCAGACCTGGTCCGTCCCGCCGGAGTGGCGCGCCCCCGGACGCGAGGCCGCCAGGGTCGTCCACGCCGAGCTCCTTTCCTCCGGCGACGTGGTCGTCGTCCTGTACAGCCCCAAGGACGGCCTCGACCTGATCGTGTTGCCGAAGGGGATCTTCAAGCCCACTGAGGTGACGACCGACAACGCCATCATCTTCCCAAAGGTGTCCGTCCCGTGGCACCCGACCGTGTCCACGCCGGCCGAGGAATGGACGTGGCCCTCGGACGCGGAGGCCGTCACGCCCTCCGGCACCGGCTTCCGCTCGGCCTCGCCAGAGAAGGCGACCCTCCCCGAGGAGTGA